The Solanum dulcamara chromosome 6, daSolDulc1.2, whole genome shotgun sequence genome contains the following window.
TAggattattattgttattgtttagTATTAGCAAGTCCTGCTTAAAAATTTTGTATACAAGTAGGAACAAATGGAAGAATTATCAAAATGACCATATGGATGAGAACATCAAATTCATCAGTAGAAAATAAGGAACTTGCCTTACAGAAAGAACTAGAAAAATTTCCTCCCAGAACCTTGGTCACCACTAGCCTTGCCATCTCCAAAGCCATCAAAACGGTTTGAACGATTTTCATTGTCAGAGCGTGAATCACCAAATCCACTAGAGCGACCTGAACCAAATCCTCCAAAACCACTTGAGCGGTTTGAACTTCCAAAACCACCACTACGATCTGAACCACCAAAATTACCAAATCCTCCCTGACGATTGGAGTCACCACCAAAATTCCCTGAGCGACCTGAGCTCGATCCACCAAAGCTACCCCCTGATCGTCCAAAACCAGATCCACTAAATCCACCTGTTCGACCAGAATATCCGCCTTGTCCCCCAAACCTGCCACCAGAAGTTCCATAACCACCAGAGCGACCTGAACTGGAATCACCAAACCGACCACCTCCCATGCCTCCATAAGAGCCAAAGCGTCCCCCACCTCTGCCCATCTCACTGAACATGTCTGTTGCTCCAGCCTCTACTTCTATCCTTGGAAGCTTTTTTCACCAaatacatgaaaataatataatttaataaaatgaaaaaataagaacaataaccCTTGGCCACAACTAGCCTTACAATTCACCTAATTTGGCCAAGTAAGAACAGCAGGATTATGATAATTGAAAAGATTAGATAATTGCTGGAGCCAACTATAAGCTGCTTCATTTTCAGCTCCATTCCGGTCTATATACTCTCACCGAGTCTCACAATTCAATATTATTCAATTAACCAACCATCTAGATCAATGAAGATAGTGATAGGAATTTGAACCTCACAAAGAAATAAAGATTCAACCCCACTTGTCACTTTTTAACCAAAAGGGCAAGACACAGAAGATATTGAGAGTGAGAATCATGCTCCATGAAGTAAATGACACAAGAACTTGAACTACTTCAAAGACATGAAAATTTTTAGTGTCTACACTAGTATTCAAATAATAGCACGCCACTACATCTGACTCACATAGTAAAGCATCACAATGAAGTACTAGACCTAACTACGTACATCCATTTACAATATTCCAACAAATACTATCCCCAACATCCCATTTTATATGACATGATTTCATTAGGCATATCTACTTGAGTCACTTCATTGAAGTCATTGAGAGATATCCTCTATAGTAATAGTAACAGTAAGTGAAAAGAAGGCCGAAAATGATTGAATCATCAAAGTAAAACACTGCATTGCGCTATTTTTACTgcaatcataaaatatttggcaGCCTTAagatctttttaaaaataatttaactttttggACCccatgaaaaagaagaaatgtAGAACTAAACAGCAGCCCTTTAGCACTTATTTGTTGCAGCAGTCACAACTCATACCACAGTAATAGACTTATAGTCTTCTCGAGCATAAAGCTCTTTTCTCCAACTGAGGTTCACATTCATCAGCcttcataaataacttgggaaaATATGAATAGAGGACATCACAAAGTTAAAGCATCACCGATATTAGCAGTCTTACCTCGATAAATCTGCATCCCACATCACGTTCAATACCTTTCACATCCCTATGTTGGCTTGAAGAATATATCAGAATTGCACTTCCTTTCTTCCCAGCACGCCCAGTTCGACCTGATCGATGAACAAAGATCTCTGACGAGTTTGGAAGCTCATAATGTACCACCTGAGCAGCAAATTAACTACTTCAACTTCAGAAAGAAAAGACAACAAAGCAGACTGCAATTAAAGAGACTCAATACCCAGACACTTTTCACCATACCCAATTGGTCTCGCCAGGCATACAAAGCAGAGTATGTCCTCAGAAGCATCTTACATACTTTTGGCCACATCCTATTTCATTTACTAATTTATTTTCTAATGTACAATTATTATCCTGGCATACCGCACACTTAATGCACTAGCCAAGAACTGGTTTCAAGTATTTGTTCCCTTCTCCTAAAAATTTTTAGACATCATGATTTAGGTGAAAAGCTAAACACAGCATATATGACTCAATAATATTACAACACATGGttgttggtttttttttttgacggGCGGTTCTGGGAACAATATTTTAGGAAGGAGAGGCAACTGGAGCAATTAAAGTGTAGGGGGTTTCAAACTATCTTGACCGATGTAGCATGCTTAAAGGTTATAATGTAGAACAATATCAATTTGCACTAATATACAGTCAGACAGGTATTTATGCAGGGAATTCAAAAATTAATAGAGTATTGCATTTGGGAACCAATCAGTGACCTAGAGCAAATTTTAAACTCATTCCCACGAAACTAGAATGCTCCTTTATTTGAAGGGGATTCAATAGACTATGTATAATTAAAGCACCCGTTCTTGCCCAATTTGCAGAGTGTAATTTCTGACAAAGGAGATCAATGGTATCCCCTTGGTTTACATAGCTTCACCCCTGCTCGTACACTAATGCTTTAAATATGTAGAAAAGACAGCTACTTTCGGATACTTCTGATCTCTATTGACAAATGCATTAGAGATATATAACATCTAGCATAGACTATATAAAGACCTACAAAAGAGTTTCAAAGGAGAAAAAACTGAAGAAATTGCTTAGTCAGCATACAAGTAAAGTTGTATTGAGTTATAAAATGACCTTTAAACCTTAAAAACATGAAGGGTCAGGCAAGGTTGCTATTTAAATATGCAACTTCCACCAAACCCCTTCTATACATGTCATGTGGTGTTGGTTTGTTGATCAACGGGTTCTAACAGAAGGTTTTCTGATATATGTTGTCTGCTCTATTGTTGGAGAGagcaaatgaaagaaaagaaatgcaGTGATTATTGGACCTAAAATCACAAGTATGAGAATAAAAGACCAACCAGATCAACATTAGGTACATCCAGTCCTCGAGCAGCAACATCAGTAGCCACCAACACATTGAATTGACCTTCGCGAAAACCTGATAGAGTTCTCTCCCTCTGGGTTTGTGAGATGTCCCCATGCAAAGCTTCACATTTGAAACTCTTTTGCATTGCATACGACAATCTATCAGCATCACGTTTAGTTTGAGTAAAAACAATGCACTTCCCTCCTTTTGCATGCTCCTGCAGAAATGAAATGCTCAATTAGTTTCAGATATTAAGGATTATCGAAAAATTAGACAGCAGAAAGATCATAATCTTTATGTTGGTGGAAATAAGTAGAGAGTGACTTAGAACAATATGATAAGCATAAGGTGGGACAGAAGGGGACTGAGGGTATAGCTGCATACAGTTATAAGAGGTCCAAGAACTGCTGGTTTCTGATGCATATCACAAGCAATTGAAAACAAAGAAATCCCATCAGCCAGTTTCTGATCAGAATCTCCTACCTGGGATATATTGAAAAATTAGCCTCCAAGGTTCTCaaaaattaagaagaaaaattgTATTAAAATGTTGAGCATTTTGGTCTCACAAGATCAATGTGAACTGGATTTTTCAGGAACTTGTTGGTAATTTTTAATATCCAACCGGGCATTGTGGCTGAAAACATCAGTGTCTGATGCTTCTGCTGAACATTTCCTAAAATGGTCTCGACATCCTCCGCAAAACCCACATTAAGCATTTGATCAGCTTCATCTAGAACAACAAACTGGAtttcttccaaatttaaagCACCCCTTCTCAGCAGATCAATAATCCGACCTGGCGTTCCCACAACAATATCTGTTCCCCTGTCAAGGGAACTCATTTGACGTGAAATGGGAACACCACCATAAACACACAGTGTATCCAGACCAGGAGCAGACTCCAAAAATTCTTTATCCACTTGTTTCGCAAGTTCTCTGGTAGGCGCCAAGATTAAAGCCAATGGATTCCTTCCACGTCTGCATAATAGAGAATAAGCAGAATTTTAGTACTTTACAACTGTAATTAGTTCCAAATTCACAACAAATATtcagaataaaattttaataatgcTTAAGCCCAGAGAGAAAGCAGACTGAACAAACCCATGTTTCTCGTTGAAGCGAATGATCTTATC
Protein-coding sequences here:
- the LOC129892253 gene encoding DEAD-box ATP-dependent RNA helicase 53, mitochondrial-like; the encoded protein is MNSLVLLKKSSSLHASKRVALNALTHLLFSPSTSGDYKFISGNTQFNSFTIASTANTSRNRNWVDGKFGVSVRGFHSRGYLKAGYAVADLPEDDEGLEISKLGISQEIVSALEKKGITKLFPIQRAVLEPAMQGSDMIGRARTGTGKTLAFGIPIMDKIIRFNEKHGRGRNPLALILAPTRELAKQVDKEFLESAPGLDTLCVYGGVPISRQMSSLDRGTDIVVGTPGRIIDLLRRGALNLEEIQFVVLDEADQMLNVGFAEDVETILGNVQQKHQTLMFSATMPGWILKITNKFLKNPVHIDLVGDSDQKLADGISLFSIACDMHQKPAVLGPLITEHAKGGKCIVFTQTKRDADRLSYAMQKSFKCEALHGDISQTQRERTLSGFREGQFNVLVATDVAARGLDVPNVDLVVHYELPNSSEIFVHRSGRTGRAGKKGSAILIYSSSQHRDVKGIERDVGCRFIELPRIEVEAGATDMFSEMGRGGGRFGSYGGMGGGRFGDSSSGRSGGYGTSGGRFGGQGGYSGRTGGFSGSGFGRSGGSFGGSSSGRSGNFGGDSNRQGGFGNFGGSDRSGGFGSSNRSSGFGGFGSGRSSGFGDSRSDNENRSNRFDGFGDGKASGDQGSGRKFF